A stretch of the Amycolatopsis sp. BJA-103 genome encodes the following:
- a CDS encoding VWA domain-containing protein, which yields MKRVLMILCCLLLVTTACTSGGDKVKLRVLASPELADLGPLLGELREETGIELEMDFQGTVNTSTALIPGRASHDLAWLSTDRFFQLDFRRAADKGERPLATKTMISPVVVGITPAKAAELRRGKPDGNLSWADLADAAASGSFQFAMANPATATSGLISLVGVATAAAGTGAALRLEDVKCDKLQGFRTGHTITADTAAAVADRFAEHQEVGAFIGYESTLLTLNGSGRLKAPLELVYPRDGIVQADYPILLLDQAKREAYDKVVSWVRSPATQKKLMERTLRRPVVGDVALDARLPASTGNSLYFPDDPAVVDELLADYADPAGWKPGRVIFVLDFSGSMKGSRIAALRATFAGLSDSGGGFDRFYRGERLTVLRFGGKVLGDKEFTVSGPQDLDALRAFIATDDFDGTTAVWSALGEAYAKAGAHRRAEPGQNVSIVLMTDGESNAGPGIEEFLRAPRESGVHTYTVRFGEANPAELARAAEATGGHMVDANSTSLLDAFKEIRGCR from the coding sequence CAAGGTGAAACTGCGCGTGCTGGCCAGTCCCGAACTGGCGGACCTCGGGCCACTCCTCGGCGAACTCCGCGAGGAAACGGGAATCGAGCTGGAAATGGATTTCCAGGGAACCGTGAACACGAGTACCGCCCTCATCCCCGGAAGGGCCTCGCACGATCTCGCCTGGCTTTCCACCGACCGGTTCTTCCAGCTCGACTTCCGGCGGGCCGCGGACAAGGGCGAACGGCCGCTCGCCACCAAGACGATGATCTCGCCGGTCGTCGTCGGGATCACTCCGGCGAAGGCGGCGGAACTGCGCCGCGGCAAACCTGACGGCAACCTGTCCTGGGCGGACCTCGCGGACGCCGCCGCGAGCGGATCGTTCCAGTTCGCGATGGCAAACCCCGCCACGGCGACCAGCGGGCTCATCTCTCTCGTCGGGGTGGCGACGGCGGCCGCGGGCACCGGGGCGGCGCTGCGGCTCGAGGACGTGAAGTGCGACAAGCTGCAGGGTTTCCGCACCGGGCACACGATCACCGCGGACACCGCGGCCGCGGTGGCCGATCGGTTCGCCGAGCACCAGGAAGTCGGCGCGTTCATCGGCTACGAGTCCACTTTGCTCACGCTGAACGGCAGCGGCAGGCTCAAGGCGCCGCTGGAACTGGTGTACCCGCGCGATGGCATCGTCCAGGCGGATTACCCGATTTTGCTGCTCGACCAGGCCAAGCGAGAGGCGTACGACAAGGTCGTTTCGTGGGTCAGAAGCCCGGCGACACAGAAGAAACTGATGGAAAGAACCCTCCGGCGGCCGGTCGTCGGTGACGTGGCGCTCGATGCGAGACTGCCCGCCTCGACCGGGAATTCGCTGTATTTCCCCGACGATCCCGCCGTGGTGGACGAACTGCTCGCCGACTACGCCGATCCGGCGGGCTGGAAACCCGGGCGGGTGATCTTCGTGCTGGACTTCTCCGGTTCGATGAAGGGATCGCGGATCGCCGCGCTCAGGGCGACTTTCGCCGGGCTGAGCGATTCGGGCGGCGGGTTCGACCGCTTCTATCGCGGCGAGCGGCTCACTGTCCTCCGCTTCGGCGGGAAAGTGCTGGGAGACAAGGAGTTCACGGTCAGCGGGCCGCAAGATCTCGACGCGTTGCGGGCCTTCATCGCCACCGACGACTTCGATGGCACCACCGCCGTCTGGTCGGCCCTCGGTGAGGCGTATGCGAAGGCCGGTGCCCATCGCCGGGCGGAACCCGGCCAGAACGTTTCGATCGTGCTGATGACCGACGGCGAAAGCAACGCCGGGCCGGGCATCGAGGAATTCCTTCGCGCGCCAAGGGAATCCGGCGTGCACACGTACACCGTCCGGTTCGGCGAGGCGAATCCCGCCGAACTCGCCCGCGCGGCCGAGGCCACCGGTGGCCACATGGTCGACGCGAACTCGACCTCCCTTCTCGACGCCTTCAAGGAGATCCGTGGCTGCCGGTAG